GACCCTAAAACCAGTCACCGCGATCTTTAATTAGTATCGCGGCGTCTGGTTTACGACTGCTTCGCAGCCGAACGGGGCGGTGCGGCATTCCGACAAGCCCCCTCGCCACATAAGCCCGCTTCCACAGGTTTAACGCAACGCCGTACAGAACGCGCGGATGGCTTCGCAGGCTTGGCGCAATGACGCATCATCCAGCGCATAGGCAATTCGAATATAGGGGCCAAGGCCGAACGCACTGCCATGCACCACCGCCACATCCGCTTCATCGAGCAATGCATGGGCGACATCTTCGTCGGTGTGCAGCACGCGACCGGCGGGCGAGGTGCGGCCGATCAGCCCTGCGCAAGAGGCGAACGCATAGAACGCGCCCGTCGGGCTCACGCATTCCAGCCCCGGCGTGTCGTTCAGCAGCGCCACCATCAAATCGCGCCGACCCTGGAAAGCGGCACGGCTTTCGCGGATGAACTCTTTCGGCCCCTCCAGCGCGGCGAGTGCGGCTTGCTGCGAAACCGAGCAGGCGCCAGAAGTCTGCTGGCCCTGCAGCTTTTCCATGGCCTCCAGCAACCAGCGCGGCCCGGTGGCAAAACCGATGCGCCAGCCGGTCATGGCGTAGGCCTTGGAGACACCGTTCATGGTCAGGGTTCTTGGTGCCAGTCGTGGCTCCACTTGGGCCAGGGTGTAGAACGCTTGATCGTCGAAGATCAGGTGTTCATAGATGTCATCGGCCAGAATCAGCACGTGGGGCTGATCCAGCAGCACGGCCGCCAGGGCACGAAGTTCCGGCTCGCTGTACACCGCGCCGGTCGGATTGGACGGTGAGTTGAGGATCAACCAGCGGGTCTGCGGGGTGATCGCGGCGGCCAGTGCTGCGGGCGTCAGTTTGAAACCGGTACCGGCATCGCACGTGACGATCCGCGTCTCACCACCGCATAGTTGCACCATTTCCGGGTAACTGACCCAGTACGGCGCCGGCACGATGACCTGATCGCCCTCGTTGAGGGTCGCGGCCAGCGCGTTGTAGATCACCTGTTTGCCACCGTTGCAAACCAGCGTGTCTTGCCAGCTCACGTCCAGACCGTTTTCGCGGCGGAACTTGGCCGCCACCGCTTCTCGCAACGAGCGTACGCCGGCGACCTGGGTGTAGCGAGTGTGGCCATGCTCGATGGCGTGAATGGCTGCTTCACGCACATGTTTGGGAGTATCGAAATCGGGTTCGCCGGCACACAGCGAAATGATCTTCGCCCCTTGTGCCCGGCGCTCCGCCACCCGGTCCATGATCCGATAAGTCGCCGAGGGTTGTGCGCTGGCCAGGCGTTGGTTGAGACGCTGAATGTCGGTGCTCATGCCCGGGTTCTCCAGTCTGTCAGGTTCATCAGTTCCAGGGTCGAGCGGCCTTCGGTCAGCGCCTGCATCATCTGCGCTTCCTTATTCGCGCGCGCCTCGCCTTCTGCGAGGGTACGTGCCGCATCGGCCTTGGGGATGATGATCACGCCGTCGTCGTCAGCCACCACCAGATCGCCCAGCGCCACGAAAGCACCATTGAAATTGAATGGTTGTCCCACCGAAGGGGCGCTGGCCTTGACCGTGCCTTTGACCGAGATACCACGGGCAAATACCGGGAATTGGCGTTTCTTCAACGCCGCGATATCGCGTACGCCACCATCGATTACCAGGCCGACCACGCCAGCCGCTTCGGCCGCCACGGTGAGCACCTCGCCCCAATAACCGGCGATGAAACTGCCCGTGCCCACGACCAGTACGCTGCCACGGGGTACTCGTTCCATCGCCAGATGCAGGGCCAGGTTGTCGCCCGGCGAACATTCCAGCGGGTAGGCGGGGGCGGCGATGAAGGCGCCGTCCCAGATCGGCCGGATCGCACTGTCGACTGCGCAGGGCAGATGGGACGCTTCATACAGAGTCGAGGTGCCCAGTACTTTTGCCCGCGCGCGAAAATCCTGGGGGAAGGGGAACGTGGTCATCAGACTTTCCTCTGCAGGTTGTGATAACCCAGGGCGGCCCGGGCTTCTTTAAGGCTTTTGCCTTGGGTGATCAGGGCGCGAATGTCGGCTTCGACCGATTCGATCTGGCGGGCACACGCCGCCACTTCAGCCGCTCGGGCGCGGGGCACGATCACCACGCCATTGGCGTCGGCAACCACGATGTCACGGGAGCAGACCCGCGCCGATCCGATGGACACCGGCTGGTTGACCGACTTCACTTGCACGCGGTCTTTGCCGGTGCGCATGAAGCGACCTTTGCTGAAGATCGGGTAGCCATCGCCCAGCGCCTTGTTCACATCGCGGCACACCCCGTCGATGACCGTGGCGGCGATCTGTCGGGTGCCGGCGTACTGGGTCATGATGTCGCCCCAAACGGTGCAATCGGTGCGGCCACCGTTGTCGATGACCACTACGTCGCCGGGCGCGACGTCTTCGATGAAGTCGCCCACCGTGCCCGGCGGGACGCTGGCCGAGACGTATTGCACGGTGAACGCCGGTCCGACGATGACCTTGCGGTAATTGTCCAGCGGTGCCACACCGAGGCATTGTCCGGGCAGGCCGAGCTTGTCCAGCGCATCGGAGACGCCAGGAGTGTCGAGGCCTTCAAACAAGGCGACCAGGGTTTGATCTTCAAGATTCATCAGGCGTGCTCCACGCGGATCGCTTCGAATTGGGTGTCGTGCATCACCTCGGCCACCGAACGACCGCTGCGAACGGCCTCGACCATGCCGCCCTGGCGGCGGGCGATGCGCTCGCCGAGATCGATGACCTTTTCGATATAGGTTTGGGGGACGAATACGGTTCCGCAGGTATCGGCAATGACATAGTCATCCTCGCTGACGTCGACACCGGCTACCTTGATCGTCACCGCCGAATCGATCTGTACCACCCGATTGCGCGCACTGATCATGGTGACCCCACGACCATAAACCGGATAACCAATCGCTTCGCTGCCGTCGATGTCGCGGCTGAAACCGTCGATCACCGTGCCGCGCACCTGCTTACCGGCCGCCGCGTTGGCGAGGATGTCGCCCCAGCAGGAAATACCTTCGATACCGCCGGTGATCACCAGCACACGATCGTCGCTGTCGATCTGTTCAACCACTGGGGTAATCAGGTGCACAGTGGGGACGTTGTCGGATTTAGGAGCCAGCAACACGGTACTGGCGCGGCCGACGATCTTCGGGCAGTTCCACAGCGGGCGTAGCCCCACGGTGGCGCCCGGCAGGCCGAGGAAGTCGAGTGCGTCGGAAACCGTGTTGGTGTCCAGCGCCGCCAAGCGATCCAGCAAACTCTTATTGATCATGGGGAAGCCTCAGTGGTGACGGAGGCGCCCAGTGTCAGCGAGACGATTTGATAGGTATATTACTAATCACAGAAGCGTTACATACGTTAAACCTATGGAATAACCATGATCAATTTCCGCTTGATTCGTCACCTCTGGTTGTTCCTGGCCGTTGCCGAAGAACAGAATTTCGGCCGCGCCGCCAAACGCCTGGGAATGTCCCAGCCGCCGCTGAGCGAGCAGATTCAGGTGCTGGAGCAGGCGCTCAAGGTCAGGCTGTTCGACCGCTCGCGGCGAGGGGCGAAACTGACTCCGGTGGGCGCGGCGATCCTGCCGGCGGTGCGCAAATTCGCCGAACAACTGGAGCGCCTGGAACTGGCCGTGGAGGAGGCGGTGGCGGGGCAGTCGGGGATGTTGACCGTCGGCGCGATTTCCACGGCGATGTTCGATGTGTTGCCCGGGTTGATCGAGCAACTGAAGATCGATTACCCGCACCTCACCGTGTCGGTGCGGGAAATCGACAGCGTCGAAGCCGTGCCTGCGCTGGAAGCCGGGGACATCGACCTGGCCTTCGCCCGTCTGGACGGTGACCTGGGGGCCTCGATCAAGTCGCTGCCGCTGACCGAGGATCGCCTGGTCGTGGCTTTGCCCAGCGACCATCCATTGGCTTCGCGCAAGCGCATCAGCCTGTCGAGCCTGGCCACCGAGCCCTTGGTGATGTTTTCCCGAAAGGTCAGCCCGGTGTACTTCGACAATCTGATCGCGACCTGTCGCGCCAGTGGTTTTTCCCCGCGCGTGCTGCATGAAGTGCGCTCCGTCGCTTCGCAAATCGCTTTCGTCAGTTGTGGGCAAGGCATCGCCTTGGTGCCGGCGTCGCTGAAAAAACTGGCCCCCGATAATGTGGTGTTGCGCCCCCTGAGCCAGCCGCTCAACGTAGTGACGACTGCGGTGGCCTGGAATGTGGATCGGCCGAATCCGTTGGTGGAGGAGGTGGTCGCCCGGCTCCAAAAAACAGTTTGATAGGTTTGACCTATGACGGTATTCCCGAATGAGGAATTTACAGAAGACCCGATCCCCGCGAAATTGACGGCCTGCCGGCGCAACCTGTGGCGAGGGAGCTTGCTCCCGCTTCAGTGCGCAGCACTCACAAAACTAGGCAGTTTGTCAGATTTCTGGGGCTACGCAGCCCGGCGCGAGCAAGCTCGCTCGCCACAGTGAACCGCATTTGCGGCCCGGCGGTAATCTCTTTACTCAAGGAATCCATCACGTGTCCAAACCCGAAACCTTCACTCAAACGCACATCCCTCTGACGGTGGAGGGCGTCCAGTTGAACATCGCCACCCTTCACCGCGACGGTGTATTGGCGCCGATTGTGTTCCTGCATGGGTTTGGCTCGACCAAGGAAGACTATGCCGACATCGTGCAGCAGGCTGCATTCGCCGGTCATCCTTTCGTTGCTTATGACGCACCGGGTTGCGGGGATAGCCAGTGCAGTGACCTTTCGCGGATTTCCATCCCTTTTTTGCTGAAGACCGCGTTGCAGGTGCTAGAGCATTTCGGTATCGAACGTTTTCATCTGGTCGGCCATTCCACGGGAGGACTGACCGCACTGATGTTGGCTCATCAATGCCCGGACCGGGTACTCAGCTTTGTCGACATCGAAGGCAACATCGCCCCGGAGGACTGTTTCCTCAGCCGGCAGATCGTCGATTACCCGGCGGACGATCCTGAGGTATTTTTCACCGCCTTCATCGAACGCGCCCGGCACGCACCGGCTTATGCCAGCGCGCTTTATTCCGCCAGTTTGCGGCACAAGGTTCGTGCCGGTGCGGTGCGCGGGATTTTCGAGTCGATGGTTGATCTCTCCGACAACGCCGATTTGATGGGCAAGTTCCTCGGCCTGCAATGCCCGCGCATGTTCATGTACGGCGAGCAGAACGCTTCATTGTCCTATCTGCCGCATATCCAGGCCCAGGGGGTGCGCTTGGCGCCGATTGCGCAGTGCGGGCATTTCCCCATGTATTCCAACCCGATCGCGATGTGGCAGCAAATCGCCGATTTTCAGGCGAACGGCCATCGCGGATGAGTCCGGCACGAGTTGCGCAGCACCGTTGTGAACTATTCTTTTCAAGTGGCCCCTGCAATGCCTTATTCAAGGAATTGATATAAATCAACGCTTAAGAGGCTTTAAGGGCGGAGTCTGGGCCTGATGCTGGATTCTCGAGCCGGCGTCGAGGATCAACCTGTCTGGAGTCAGATCATGAGCCAGTATCAACGGTTATTACTGATCATCAACCCGCTGCTGCGCCATTCTCCTGCGATAAACCATGGCGCCGCCCTGGCCAAGGCCAGCGGGGCGAGCTTGCACATCGCCGGCCTGATTCCCTCGTTGGACATTCTGTCGCTGCTCGAAGAAGGCGACCGCAAAATGGCCCGGGCGACCTACCTGCAAGAGCACCGCGACTGGCTCGATGAGCAGGCGGTAAAGATGCACGGCCGGGGGATCGAGGTGACGACCGAAGTCGCATGGGCCGACAACATGCGCCAGGACATCCTTGACCACGTCACGCAAATGCAGCCCGATCTGTTGATCAAGCAAGTGCAGCATGAACCCGTGCTCAAGCGCGCATTCTTCACGCCGCTGGATTGGCGTTTGTTGCGCCATTGTCCGGTCCCGGTTTATCTGGTGGGGGGTGAGTGCCATGCCTTGCCGCAGAAGGTGGTGGCCGCGGTTGACGTGTCAGACACCGAGCCTTCGAACCGTGAACTCAATGACCGGATCATCCTGCAGGCGTCGAGCCTTGCGCTGCAGTGCAATGCCGAGCTGCATCTGCTGTACGCGTGTGACATTTCGGCAGCCTTTCTGGCGGATATGGACGGCGGTCTGACGCTCGCGGAGCTTACCCGGGAGCTGCGCAGCGACCTGGAAAAATCTTTTCTCCAGTTGGCCGCTCGGTTCGGTGTGACCGCTGACTGTCGGCATTTCGTCATGGGGAACCCGGTCTCGGTACTGAGCGAATTCACCGATGAGCATCAAGTGGATGTGATCGTGATGGGCAGAGCTCAATACCGTGGTCTGGAGCGGCTGCTTGGCAGCACGACGGAACATATTCTGTACCAGGTACCTTGCAGCATTCTGGCGGTCTAGGGGCGCACGCCCCTATTGGAATGATGGCCGCCGTCAAACGAACGCCCGTTTTTGGGGCTCCCGCCCCAGGGAGGTTTTCAAATGACTAGTCCTTCATTGCAAACCATCTTGCATGACCGGGTTGATGCCGGCCGAGGCCTGGTGGAGCCATTGCTTAAATACGCAAAAAGAGCCGATGTCATCGTCCTCGCCTTACCCCGTGGCGGCGTTCCGGTTGCCTATGAAGTGGCCACGGCGCTGGAGGTTCGCCTGGACCTGATGCTGGTGCGCAAACTGGGGGTGCCATCTCATCAGGAGTTCGCCATGGGCGCGATTGCCAGTGGCGGCATACAAATCGTCAATGATGACGCGTTGCGGGCGAATGGTATCGATCAACGCACGCTCGATGGCGTAGTTGCAAAGGAAACGCAGGAATTGTCGCGTCGCGAGCGGGTATACCGTGCATCGCGCGCACCTGTGGCGCTCAAGGATCAGGTGGTGATCCTGATCGATGATGGCCTGGCGACAGGTGCCACGATGATGGCCGCGATACAGGCTGTGCGCCTGCAAACGCCGTCTCGCATCGTCGTTGCCGTGCCGGTGGCACCGCTTGAGACGGCAGAGGCGTTGCGCGACGAAGTGGACGAGCTGATTTGCCCGCTGATCCCCGATTGGCTGATTTCGATCGGACATTGGTACACGGATTTTTCGCAGACATCGGACGAAGAAGTCATCGATCTTCTGCACCGGGCCTGGCAGAGAGAGCCCGGTTCGGGCGACTCATTTCAGAACGGATCCGGTATTTGAGCCGTTGCCTGGCGTGGAGCAAACCACGTCAGGCCTTCAAGTGATCCTGACGTTCAAAAATTGCCACGGATCGGATTCATCGGTGTGCTCGGGCATCAGTGAGTGACGTCCGGTAAGCGGCGTCCAGTCGGAATAAATGCCTTCTACATTCCCGAGGTAGGGCATGCAAATCCGCAGAATCTCCCTGAAGGGCAATTGATCCGGCTCGAGGATGCCGCGTTCAGGATTGCGAATGGCCCAGATCACACCGGCCAGCACTCCCGCCGTCACTTGCAGGCTAGTAGCGCTGTTACAGGGGCACAGCGCCCGGGCTTGGTGGATCGATAAGCGCGAGCCATACCAATAACTGTTTCTGGCATGCCCCATCAGCAGAATACCGAGTTCGTCACAGCCGCCCTCGATGTCGTCATTGAGCAGGCGTTCGCCAGTCTGGGGTTTCCAGTTGCGCTCGGCGAGTTCATACATCGATAGCAGGGCATCGTCACAGGGCCGATAAGCATAGTGGACGGTCGGTCGGTAAATCGGCTGCCTTCCCTGGCCCAGGGTCAGGTAATCGGCAATCGACAGGGCTTCGTTGTGGGTCACGAGCAGCCCATGGGTTGGCCCCGTCGAGGGTGTCCAGGTTCGAACCGGCGTGGAGGCGCCGGGGCGTTGCAGGTAGATTCCGGCCTGGCACCCGAAGGCGTGGTAATAGCCATCCTCGGGAAGCGCTTTCTCATGGCTGCCCCAACCCAATTCCGCCGGTTGGCTGCCTTCACTGATGAAACCGTCCACTGACCAGGTATTGACGAACTCATCGGCGATTTTATGTTGCGATGAATACTGCGAATCGCGCTCGGCAATGTGAATGCAGCGGATATTCAGTCGGCTGGCCAGTTGCGCCCATTCTTCGCGAGTAGCGGGCAGGGGCGTTGTGTCACCCAAATCCCGGGCGAGGTTGATCAGTGCCTGCTTGACCAGGTGGGACACCAACCCCGGATTGGCCCCATGGGTCAAAATGGCGGTGGGCAGACCTTGCGCGCTTTCACCCCGAAGCCGGAGTGCCGCTTCTCTCAATGCATAGTTGGATCTCTCGGACAGGGATTTGTCCGGGTCGGTATAACCGCCTTCCCACGGCTCGATACAAGTGTCCAGATACAGCACGCCTTTACGCTGGGCGAATTGAATCAGGGACAGGCTCGATACCCCCACCGAGAGGTTGAGCAGAAAGTCGCCAGCGCTCAAAAGAGGCTCCAGTACCGCCTCGTAATTGTTCTGATCCAGTTTCTCGGTTCGGTGGGCGACGCCGAATTTCTGTGCGAGCAAGCGTCCCTCTTCATCGGGACTGAGGATCAACAGTCGCTGCGGTTCAAGCTCAAGATGACGCAATAGCAGCGGGAGCACGCCTTTTCCGATACAGCCAAAGCCGATCATCACCAGCCTGGCATTAAAGGGCTGAGTGACATGCTCAAGGTCGGACATCGATTGCCTCCACCGCCTGACAGCGCGCTCGCCGCGAATGATCTGTCGATAACCACGACGCTCTCAAACTAGAGACTGCAAGGCTCGGTTAAAGCTCAAAAAAGTTTCGGACACCGTGAAGGAGACTCTGCTCTGCCGATCTAGACCAAAAAACAGATGAGAATGAGGCGAACTGCTGGCCCCCCGATGTCCGTTTGGTTGTCAAACTTGCTTTCTTTTCAGAAGGTTAGGCATTGGCGATATGCGGACTTTGGTATGGATGGCTGCAACGTTTGTCCTGGTGACTCTTTCGCTTGAGGTTCAGGCAAAGGACCTGAGCAATAACAGTCGTTTCGTCTGCAGCTGGGGCTCGGACATAGCCGCAGACGCGCAAGCGTCGAAGCTTTCCGGATTCACGCTTTACGGGGCACGCAAGAAACTGCAATCGCGCAAATTCCCCCGGCCGTGGATGCGCATGACGGCCATGGGGATTACCGAACAAACCTACAACAGTCCCTCGCGCCTCAAGCCTGCCGGCATCAAGCAAACGTATT
The Pseudomonas lini DNA segment above includes these coding regions:
- a CDS encoding pyridoxal phosphate-dependent aminotransferase, producing the protein MSTDIQRLNQRLASAQPSATYRIMDRVAERRAQGAKIISLCAGEPDFDTPKHVREAAIHAIEHGHTRYTQVAGVRSLREAVAAKFRRENGLDVSWQDTLVCNGGKQVIYNALAATLNEGDQVIVPAPYWVSYPEMVQLCGGETRIVTCDAGTGFKLTPAALAAAITPQTRWLILNSPSNPTGAVYSEPELRALAAVLLDQPHVLILADDIYEHLIFDDQAFYTLAQVEPRLAPRTLTMNGVSKAYAMTGWRIGFATGPRWLLEAMEKLQGQQTSGACSVSQQAALAALEGPKEFIRESRAAFQGRRDLMVALLNDTPGLECVSPTGAFYAFASCAGLIGRTSPAGRVLHTDEDVAHALLDEADVAVVHGSAFGLGPYIRIAYALDDASLRQACEAIRAFCTALR
- a CDS encoding RraA family protein, which codes for MTTFPFPQDFRARAKVLGTSTLYEASHLPCAVDSAIRPIWDGAFIAAPAYPLECSPGDNLALHLAMERVPRGSVLVVGTGSFIAGYWGEVLTVAAEAAGVVGLVIDGGVRDIAALKKRQFPVFARGISVKGTVKASAPSVGQPFNFNGAFVALGDLVVADDDGVIIIPKADAARTLAEGEARANKEAQMMQALTEGRSTLELMNLTDWRTRA
- a CDS encoding RraA family protein; this translates as MNLEDQTLVALFEGLDTPGVSDALDKLGLPGQCLGVAPLDNYRKVIVGPAFTVQYVSASVPPGTVGDFIEDVAPGDVVVIDNGGRTDCTVWGDIMTQYAGTRQIAATVIDGVCRDVNKALGDGYPIFSKGRFMRTGKDRVQVKSVNQPVSIGSARVCSRDIVVADANGVVIVPRARAAEVAACARQIESVEADIRALITQGKSLKEARAALGYHNLQRKV
- a CDS encoding RraA family protein gives rise to the protein MINKSLLDRLAALDTNTVSDALDFLGLPGATVGLRPLWNCPKIVGRASTVLLAPKSDNVPTVHLITPVVEQIDSDDRVLVITGGIEGISCWGDILANAAAGKQVRGTVIDGFSRDIDGSEAIGYPVYGRGVTMISARNRVVQIDSAVTIKVAGVDVSEDDYVIADTCGTVFVPQTYIEKVIDLGERIARRQGGMVEAVRSGRSVAEVMHDTQFEAIRVEHA
- a CDS encoding LysR family transcriptional regulator → MINFRLIRHLWLFLAVAEEQNFGRAAKRLGMSQPPLSEQIQVLEQALKVRLFDRSRRGAKLTPVGAAILPAVRKFAEQLERLELAVEEAVAGQSGMLTVGAISTAMFDVLPGLIEQLKIDYPHLTVSVREIDSVEAVPALEAGDIDLAFARLDGDLGASIKSLPLTEDRLVVALPSDHPLASRKRISLSSLATEPLVMFSRKVSPVYFDNLIATCRASGFSPRVLHEVRSVASQIAFVSCGQGIALVPASLKKLAPDNVVLRPLSQPLNVVTTAVAWNVDRPNPLVEEVVARLQKTV
- a CDS encoding alpha/beta fold hydrolase gives rise to the protein MSKPETFTQTHIPLTVEGVQLNIATLHRDGVLAPIVFLHGFGSTKEDYADIVQQAAFAGHPFVAYDAPGCGDSQCSDLSRISIPFLLKTALQVLEHFGIERFHLVGHSTGGLTALMLAHQCPDRVLSFVDIEGNIAPEDCFLSRQIVDYPADDPEVFFTAFIERARHAPAYASALYSASLRHKVRAGAVRGIFESMVDLSDNADLMGKFLGLQCPRMFMYGEQNASLSYLPHIQAQGVRLAPIAQCGHFPMYSNPIAMWQQIADFQANGHRG
- a CDS encoding universal stress protein — its product is MSQYQRLLLIINPLLRHSPAINHGAALAKASGASLHIAGLIPSLDILSLLEEGDRKMARATYLQEHRDWLDEQAVKMHGRGIEVTTEVAWADNMRQDILDHVTQMQPDLLIKQVQHEPVLKRAFFTPLDWRLLRHCPVPVYLVGGECHALPQKVVAAVDVSDTEPSNRELNDRIILQASSLALQCNAELHLLYACDISAAFLADMDGGLTLAELTRELRSDLEKSFLQLAARFGVTADCRHFVMGNPVSVLSEFTDEHQVDVIVMGRAQYRGLERLLGSTTEHILYQVPCSILAV
- a CDS encoding phosphoribosyltransferase, yielding MTSPSLQTILHDRVDAGRGLVEPLLKYAKRADVIVLALPRGGVPVAYEVATALEVRLDLMLVRKLGVPSHQEFAMGAIASGGIQIVNDDALRANGIDQRTLDGVVAKETQELSRRERVYRASRAPVALKDQVVILIDDGLATGATMMAAIQAVRLQTPSRIVVAVPVAPLETAEALRDEVDELICPLIPDWLISIGHWYTDFSQTSDEEVIDLLHRAWQREPGSGDSFQNGSGI
- a CDS encoding homospermidine synthase, translated to MSDLEHVTQPFNARLVMIGFGCIGKGVLPLLLRHLELEPQRLLILSPDEEGRLLAQKFGVAHRTEKLDQNNYEAVLEPLLSAGDFLLNLSVGVSSLSLIQFAQRKGVLYLDTCIEPWEGGYTDPDKSLSERSNYALREAALRLRGESAQGLPTAILTHGANPGLVSHLVKQALINLARDLGDTTPLPATREEWAQLASRLNIRCIHIAERDSQYSSQHKIADEFVNTWSVDGFISEGSQPAELGWGSHEKALPEDGYYHAFGCQAGIYLQRPGASTPVRTWTPSTGPTHGLLVTHNEALSIADYLTLGQGRQPIYRPTVHYAYRPCDDALLSMYELAERNWKPQTGERLLNDDIEGGCDELGILLMGHARNSYWYGSRLSIHQARALCPCNSATSLQVTAGVLAGVIWAIRNPERGILEPDQLPFREILRICMPYLGNVEGIYSDWTPLTGRHSLMPEHTDESDPWQFLNVRIT